The Rhodococcus sp. 4CII genome includes the window GCTCGGTGCGCTCGCGGGCGCTCGCGTTGCGGCGACGGTTGTCGTCGGTGCGGATCTTGAACTTCGCCCAGCCGCCGCCGATTCCACCGGCGTAGACACGGGTCTGATACTTGGCCCGCTGTTCGGGCGTCATGATCTCGAACATCAGTGTGCCGTCCTTCTTCTAGGCGGTCAGCGCCGACGGCATCGACGCGTGGTCGGGCAGCACACACCGATGCCGAGGGAGGCGGCGAATGCCGCGTCCTGGAACCGGTAGCAGCGGCGAATGTTGAGCTGGCACTGCACAGCCAGGTCGGCACCAGGGCATCGATTCGGGGCATGTCGGCCTCGATCGGTTCGGTGACGGTGATCAGCAGCCCGATGCGGGTGGCGCCGTGTCCGCGGGCGAGTTCGTCGCGGGACCGTTCGGCGAGTTCGACGTCGATCTGGGCGGCGGCCGAGCTGATGCCCCGGTTGCGGTTCTGAGCGGCGACGATCGCGTTGCGGTAGTCGTCGTCGATGATCTTGACCGCGTCCGCGGCGCGGTGTGGGCGGTAGACGATTGCGACGCGCTTGCGGGGAAGGTCCGGGTGCGGGGCGATCAGACGTCGCAGCGTCGATTCGTCGACGGCGCTCTTCGGGCCCGCGCTCATCAGCCAGGTCACGGACCGGCCGCCGTCGTGCCAGTACTCTTCCCACTTGTTCTCGTGCGAGATGGGACCGGCGTTGTCCCAGGTGATCCCGTGGTCGTCGCCGGTGGCTTCGGCCCGTTCGATCGTCAGCTGCGATGCCGGGTCGAACGAGCGGCGCACCACCCCGGTGATCTCGGCGGCGGTCATCGGGCGCACCGCGAC containing:
- a CDS encoding SCO6880 family protein; this translates as MIISLLVLMRWGLKVGAITGGVLLLAVVPMVLKRHGLTGYERSLLAMQFFGALRRKENIYRGGLFSEMPGGKSQLPGVLAPTKMYEGEDSAGYRFGMIHMPKTNQYTIVMRAWPQGDEAVDRGLVNQWVGEWGIVLASAGLTSDIEGIVPVLDTVPRDRQRPAHSGPGHHPRRRPALAKAVVFEGATEFHRDEVQLAARVAITFAATTDERKKDPGAQAVEIGRRLPGIRAAIEASGVAVRPMTAAEITGVVRRSFDPASQLTIERAEATGDDHGITWDNAGPISHENKWEEYWHDGGRSVTWLMSAGPKSAVDESTLRRLIAPHPDLPRKRVAIVYRPHRAADAVKIIDDDYRNAIVAAQNRNRGISSAAAQIDVELAERSRDELARGHGATRIGLLITVTEPIEADMPRIDALVPTWLCSASSTFAAATGSRTRHSPPPSASVCAARPRVDAVGADRLEEGRHTDVRDHDARTAGQVSDPCLRRWNRRRLGEVQDPHRRQPSPQRERPRAHRA